From Mucilaginibacter inviolabilis, a single genomic window includes:
- a CDS encoding sensor histidine kinase, translating into MPAKYKASYRDYYTYQNLVAIRAGSIIFLVLNVVIRILYFVFPVSLTRAQNFPEFSLSNWVFIIITPIFLIVSNLFIAGFKSHKKATAGMSLLVFLFSVYIISCGMYSSFIATSDPSNALTLYLIALSLISAIYVFEYYETIILIITIEILFTALLFYSQTSSTQMVYNQLISAILLSAFYLTSRYFFSYKVNYYQQVIEIREKNVEIEKAGEFKNQVLGMVAHDLRNPIAAVESLAMIMEMDHDLNDEMQENLNMMKASCVKARNIIDDLLEAARNDTNDVFDMERTELNQLLKGIVNDWEIQQDLKADVIFISNINPAYARVNKEKLHRAIDNLISNAIKFSKDNSRVDVRLNKKGEELVIEVQDYGLGIPADMLPDIFTRFSKARRTGLRGEESTGLGLSIVRQIVEKHNGIIDVESIVGRGTVFYIKLPVAWLG; encoded by the coding sequence TTGCCAGCAAAATATAAGGCATCCTACAGGGACTATTATACCTATCAAAACCTGGTTGCTATAAGGGCCGGAAGCATTATATTTCTGGTGCTGAATGTTGTTATAAGGATACTGTATTTTGTTTTTCCGGTGAGCCTTACCCGTGCCCAGAATTTTCCGGAATTTAGTTTGAGTAATTGGGTATTCATTATCATCACTCCCATTTTTCTGATTGTAAGTAACCTGTTCATCGCTGGTTTTAAAAGCCATAAAAAAGCAACTGCCGGTATGTCATTACTGGTATTCCTGTTTTCGGTATACATTATATCCTGTGGCATGTATTCCAGCTTTATTGCCACGTCTGATCCCAGTAATGCTTTAACACTGTACCTTATTGCCTTAAGTTTGATAAGCGCTATATATGTATTTGAGTATTATGAAACTATTATATTGATTATCACTATCGAGATACTGTTTACTGCACTACTGTTTTATAGCCAGACAAGCTCTACCCAAATGGTGTATAATCAGCTGATATCGGCCATTTTACTTTCTGCTTTTTATCTTACTTCCAGGTACTTTTTCTCTTACAAGGTTAATTACTACCAGCAGGTGATCGAGATCAGGGAAAAAAACGTAGAGATAGAAAAAGCAGGTGAGTTTAAGAACCAGGTATTAGGCATGGTGGCACATGATCTTCGAAATCCTATCGCAGCAGTAGAATCGCTGGCCATGATCATGGAAATGGATCATGACCTGAACGATGAGATGCAGGAAAACCTGAATATGATGAAGGCTTCCTGCGTAAAGGCACGAAACATTATTGATGATTTACTGGAAGCCGCCCGCAATGATACCAATGACGTTTTTGATATGGAAAGAACGGAGTTGAACCAATTGTTAAAAGGCATTGTAAACGACTGGGAAATACAGCAGGACCTTAAAGCCGATGTAATATTTATCAGCAATATTAACCCGGCCTATGCCAGGGTTAATAAAGAAAAACTTCACCGTGCCATCGATAATCTGATCAGTAATGCGATCAAGTTTTCAAAAGATAACAGCCGCGTAGATGTAAGGCTGAATAAAAAAGGCGAAGAACTGGTTATTGAAGTACAGGACTATGGATTGGGCATACCAGCCGATATGCTCCCGGATATATTTACCCGTTTTTCAAAAGCACGCAGAACCGGCCTCCGGGGCGAAGAATCAACGGGCCTTGGCTTAAGTATAGTACGCCAGATAGTCGAAAAACATAACGGCATTATCGATGTAGAGAGCATCGTTGGTCGCGGTACAGTTTTTTACATAAAATTGCCCGTTGCCTGGCTGGGATAG
- the clpB gene encoding ATP-dependent chaperone ClpB, with translation MNFNNFTIKAQEAVQKASEIATGNQQQAIEPAHLLKGLLLVDENVITYLLKKLNVNLNRLNETLDAQISSYPKVSGSNIYLSSDANSALQKAQGYLKEFKDEFVSVEHILLGILTAGGTISSLLKDLGVNEKDLKKAIVSLRGDSKVTDQNAEATYNALNKYARNLNEYAGSGKLDPVIGRDEEIRRVIQILSRRTKNNPILVGEPGVGKTAIAEGIAFRIIKGDVPESLKTKVVYSLDMGALIAGAKYKGEFEERLKAVIKEVTQSDGEIILFIDEIHTLVGAGGGEGAMDAANILKPALARGELRSIGATTLNEYQKYLEKDKALERRFQKVMVEEPDAADAISILRGLKERYETHHKVRIKDEAIIAAVEMSQRYISDRFLPDKAIDLMDEAASKLRLEMDSVPEVVDELERRIMQLEIEREAIKREKDDRKVAELSEEIANLSAQRDSLRAKWQGEKDLVDGINQKVELIENYKLEAEQAERAGDYGKVAELRYGTIVQAQAEVEKLKAALLENQSDSRMLKEEVTADDIAGVVSRWTGIPVSKMIQSEREKLLHLEEELHKRVAGQEEAIEAISDAIRRSRAGLQDKRRPIGSFIFLGTTGVGKTELAKALAEYLFNDESALVRIDMSEYQERHAVSRLIGAPPGYVGYDEGGQLTEAVRRKPYSVVLLDEIEKAHPDVFNILLQVLDDGRLTDNKGRVVNFKNTIIIMTSNIGSNIIQENFQNLEDDNREELIAKTKNELFTLLRATIRPEFLNRIDEIIMFTPLNRDEIHDIVKLQFNQVKNTLAEMGISMEATDEALDWLAQLGYDPQFGARPLKRVIQKKILNELSKQILAGTVDKDSTIKVDMFDNNFVFLNTPKTTDEPVK, from the coding sequence ATGAACTTTAACAACTTTACAATAAAAGCCCAGGAAGCTGTACAAAAAGCTTCGGAAATTGCCACTGGTAATCAACAGCAGGCAATTGAACCCGCACACCTGTTAAAAGGCTTGTTGCTGGTTGATGAAAATGTGATAACTTATTTATTAAAAAAATTAAACGTAAACCTTAACCGGTTGAATGAAACGCTCGATGCGCAGATCAGTTCATACCCCAAGGTAAGCGGAAGCAATATTTATTTGTCATCAGATGCCAATTCGGCCTTGCAAAAAGCGCAGGGTTATTTGAAAGAATTTAAAGACGAATTTGTATCGGTTGAGCACATACTATTGGGTATACTAACAGCTGGCGGTACTATCAGTTCGTTGTTAAAAGACCTCGGTGTAAATGAAAAAGACTTGAAAAAAGCCATTGTAAGTTTACGTGGCGACAGCAAGGTGACTGATCAGAACGCCGAAGCTACTTACAATGCCCTAAATAAATATGCCCGTAACCTGAATGAATATGCCGGATCTGGTAAACTTGACCCGGTTATTGGCAGGGATGAAGAGATACGCAGGGTGATTCAGATCCTGTCGCGCCGTACCAAAAACAATCCGATACTGGTGGGTGAACCCGGGGTGGGTAAAACCGCTATTGCCGAAGGTATAGCCTTCCGGATCATTAAAGGCGACGTGCCGGAGAGCCTGAAAACCAAAGTAGTTTATTCCCTGGATATGGGTGCTCTGATAGCTGGTGCCAAATATAAAGGCGAGTTTGAGGAGCGTCTGAAAGCGGTGATCAAAGAAGTAACCCAAAGCGATGGGGAGATCATCCTGTTTATAGATGAGATCCATACGCTGGTAGGAGCAGGAGGTGGCGAAGGTGCTATGGATGCAGCCAATATCTTAAAACCGGCGCTTGCCCGTGGTGAACTACGGTCAATTGGTGCTACTACATTGAATGAGTATCAGAAATACCTGGAAAAAGACAAAGCGCTGGAACGTCGTTTCCAGAAAGTGATGGTTGAAGAACCTGATGCTGCTGATGCCATATCTATTTTACGTGGTTTAAAGGAACGTTATGAAACCCACCATAAAGTGCGTATTAAAGATGAGGCCATTATAGCCGCGGTTGAAATGTCGCAACGTTATATATCCGATAGGTTTTTACCCGATAAAGCGATCGACCTGATGGATGAAGCCGCTTCTAAACTGCGTTTGGAAATGGATTCTGTACCAGAAGTGGTAGACGAATTGGAACGCCGTATTATGCAGCTGGAAATTGAGCGCGAAGCTATCAAACGTGAAAAAGATGATCGTAAGGTGGCTGAGTTAAGCGAAGAAATTGCCAATCTATCTGCTCAGCGCGATTCTTTACGTGCCAAATGGCAAGGCGAAAAAGACCTGGTTGATGGTATCAACCAAAAGGTGGAACTAATTGAAAACTACAAGCTGGAAGCCGAACAGGCTGAGCGTGCCGGTGATTATGGTAAAGTGGCCGAATTACGCTACGGAACTATTGTACAGGCACAAGCCGAAGTGGAAAAACTAAAAGCCGCGCTGCTGGAGAATCAAAGCGACAGCCGCATGCTGAAAGAGGAGGTTACCGCTGATGATATTGCCGGCGTGGTTTCGCGTTGGACAGGCATCCCGGTTTCCAAAATGATTCAAAGCGAACGTGAAAAGCTGTTACACCTGGAAGAAGAATTGCACAAACGCGTAGCCGGACAGGAAGAAGCCATCGAGGCCATTAGCGATGCTATACGCCGCAGTCGTGCCGGTTTACAGGACAAGCGCAGGCCTATTGGTTCATTTATATTCTTAGGTACAACCGGTGTTGGTAAAACGGAGTTGGCCAAAGCCCTGGCTGAGTATCTGTTCAATGACGAAAGCGCATTAGTGCGTATTGATATGAGCGAATATCAGGAACGCCATGCGGTTTCCAGGCTGATTGGAGCGCCACCGGGTTATGTGGGTTATGATGAAGGCGGACAATTAACAGAGGCTGTACGTCGTAAACCTTACAGTGTGGTATTATTGGATGAGATCGAAAAAGCTCATCCGGATGTGTTTAACATCTTGCTGCAGGTATTGGATGATGGCCGTTTGACAGATAATAAAGGCCGCGTGGTAAACTTTAAGAATACCATCATCATCATGACATCCAACATTGGTTCAAACATTATACAGGAAAACTTCCAGAATCTGGAAGATGATAACCGCGAGGAATTGATAGCCAAAACTAAGAATGAGCTGTTTACATTGCTGCGCGCTACTATCCGTCCGGAGTTTCTGAACCGTATCGACGAGATCATCATGTTTACCCCGCTCAATCGCGATGAGATACATGATATTGTGAAACTACAGTTTAACCAGGTAAAAAATACCCTGGCCGAAATGGGTATCTCCATGGAAGCTACAGACGAGGCACTGGATTGGTTAGCACAGTTAGGTTACGATCCGCAGTTTGGCGCCCGTCCGTTAAAACGTGTCATCCAGAAAAAAATTCTGAACGAGTTATCGAAACAGATCCTGGCCGGCACAGTTGATAAGGATAGTACTATTAAGGTAGATATGTTTGACAACAACTTTGTGTTTTTAAACACTCCTAAAACTACCGACGAACCAGTAAAATAA
- a CDS encoding hydrolase: protein MLKFTQPGLLFVASALTGMLVMGCQKNSTPKGQTPDAAASISKNIKTQAVSLTQGFEVGSTSPKTAYDVAPTGSSSGDNVTLSGNSWNMFDALIGNLSADQKNGSWSARIRNTGKITMLFDVTGGISTVTISSATYGSDPASQWGLFYSVDGGTTWAQSGSNITTGATLAAQTFTINVTGSARLEIRKLTGGTNRINIDDITINDNGGGGTTPPPVVVTGKKFLFDASHLENAGSADWQIDADGTENVPIYTGGTTVETKAQRIPTPSYTGITASTPETYWKGGISAWAVSLVKLGELVETLPSGSTITYGNSSNPQDLSNYDVFVVDEPNRLFTAAEKTALMNFVNNGGGLMMIADHTAATTAGTDANGYNPSDRDGDGYDSPRVWNDLMTNNGINNNNPFGFNINYVDISEGPSTNVYTGTNANAQKVLNGAAGTASKLAFYNGSTATLFPSNNSSVQGLFWRNSATNGGNNNVMALLATYGTGRIVWIGDSSPADDGTGDTGDSLFNGWSGDAPSGYTSHPALHLNASLWLAKAI from the coding sequence ATGCTTAAATTTACCCAACCCGGGCTATTATTCGTAGCCTCTGCCCTTACCGGAATGCTGGTAATGGGTTGTCAGAAAAACAGTACTCCCAAAGGCCAAACTCCTGATGCGGCCGCTTCCATCAGCAAAAACATTAAAACCCAGGCGGTATCGCTTACACAGGGTTTCGAAGTGGGATCAACCAGCCCAAAAACGGCTTATGATGTGGCTCCAACAGGTTCCAGCAGTGGCGACAATGTAACCCTGTCTGGCAATTCATGGAATATGTTTGATGCGTTAATCGGCAATCTGAGCGCTGATCAAAAAAACGGATCATGGAGCGCCCGTATACGTAATACCGGTAAAATTACCATGTTATTTGATGTAACCGGCGGCATAAGCACTGTTACTATTAGTTCTGCAACTTATGGCAGCGATCCTGCAAGTCAATGGGGATTGTTTTACTCTGTTGATGGTGGCACTACCTGGGCGCAATCAGGTTCAAACATTACAACCGGTGCAACATTGGCTGCACAAACTTTTACCATTAATGTAACCGGAAGTGCACGTTTAGAGATCCGCAAATTAACCGGTGGCACTAACCGTATTAATATAGATGATATTACCATTAATGATAACGGTGGTGGCGGCACAACTCCTCCACCGGTAGTAGTTACAGGTAAAAAATTCCTGTTTGATGCCAGTCACCTGGAAAACGCAGGTAGTGCAGATTGGCAGATAGATGCCGATGGTACCGAGAATGTGCCGATTTATACCGGTGGTACAACAGTTGAAACCAAAGCACAACGCATCCCTACACCATCTTACACAGGCATAACAGCCAGCACTCCTGAAACTTACTGGAAGGGTGGTATATCTGCATGGGCCGTTTCATTGGTGAAATTAGGTGAACTGGTTGAAACCTTGCCAAGCGGATCAACAATTACCTATGGAAATTCATCAAACCCACAGGATTTAAGCAATTATGATGTTTTTGTGGTTGATGAGCCCAACCGTTTATTTACCGCTGCCGAAAAAACAGCTTTAATGAACTTTGTTAATAATGGCGGCGGATTAATGATGATCGCCGACCATACAGCTGCTACCACAGCCGGAACTGATGCCAATGGCTACAACCCGTCTGACAGGGATGGTGATGGTTATGATTCACCACGTGTTTGGAATGACCTGATGACCAATAACGGTATCAATAATAACAACCCATTTGGTTTTAACATCAATTATGTTGACATCAGCGAAGGTCCGTCAACCAATGTTTATACTGGTACCAATGCCAATGCGCAAAAAGTATTGAATGGAGCCGCTGGCACAGCTTCTAAACTGGCTTTTTATAATGGTTCAACAGCAACACTGTTCCCGTCAAATAATTCAAGCGTACAAGGCTTGTTCTGGCGTAATTCAGCTACCAATGGTGGTAATAATAACGTAATGGCTCTATTGGCCACTTATGGAACTGGTCGTATTGTGTGGATTGGTGATAGTTCACCTGCTGATGACGGTACCGGCGATACCGGCGACAGCCTGTTTAACGGTTGGTCTGGCGATGCCCCATCCGGATATACCTCACACCCTGCGTTGCACCTGAATGCTTCACTGTGGTTGGCTAAAGCTATTTAA
- a CDS encoding phosphoribosylpyrophosphate synthetase: MRSYETLVDATNDLIKRGYTANLSLDGDTIDDKAQDIHMSADDFEIDEFYRFEGASNPDDMSIIYAVSSPKYSLKGVLINAYGTYADNSKSAIAAKLHHHQVSNNLHREDRPTSD; the protein is encoded by the coding sequence ATGAGAAGTTACGAAACCTTAGTGGATGCCACTAACGACCTTATAAAAAGGGGATATACCGCCAATCTGAGCCTGGACGGTGATACGATAGATGATAAAGCACAAGATATACATATGAGTGCCGACGACTTTGAAATTGATGAATTTTATAGGTTTGAGGGAGCCAGTAACCCAGATGATATGTCGATCATTTACGCGGTATCATCGCCTAAATATAGTCTTAAAGGGGTACTCATCAATGCTTATGGAACCTATGCCGATAATAGTAAATCGGCTATTGCTGCGAAATTACATCATCACCAGGTAAGTAATAATTTGCACAGAGAAGACAGGCCAACTTCGGATTAA
- a CDS encoding M16 family metallopeptidase — MVKFNRFTLDNGLRVIVHEDNTTPMAVLNILYDVGARDENPEQTGFAHLFEHLMFGGSVNIPSYDEPLQRVGGENNAFTSNDITNYYITLPSANIETAFWLESDRMLSLAFSEKSLEVQRNVVIEEFKQRYLNQPYGDVWLKLRPLVYKQHPYRWATIGKTIKHIEDARIEDVKAFFKKHYNPQNAIMVVGGDVTTEQVKQLAEKWFASIPAGEKYHRNLPQEAEQHEERRETVTAKVPLNDVYIAFQMGGRLDDDFYATELLSDVLSRGNSSRLYRSLVQDRQIFSEVHAYITSSLDKGMFVLEGKPLENVSIEQAEAALWEELEKVKNEEIPADELTKVQNKTESTMVFSEMSLLDKAMNLASFELLGDAEMLNQETPKYLAVTAAQIKDTAVRIFRKDNSSTLIYLAEKTESALA, encoded by the coding sequence ATGGTTAAATTCAACCGTTTCACACTGGATAATGGTCTTCGGGTTATTGTTCATGAAGATAATACTACCCCAATGGCGGTGCTTAACATTCTGTATGATGTAGGCGCCCGTGACGAAAACCCCGAGCAAACCGGTTTTGCACATTTGTTTGAGCACCTGATGTTTGGCGGGTCTGTAAATATACCCAGCTACGATGAGCCCCTGCAACGGGTAGGTGGCGAAAACAACGCTTTTACCAGCAATGATATCACCAACTATTATATCACGCTTCCTTCGGCTAATATCGAGACGGCCTTTTGGCTGGAAAGCGATAGGATGCTAAGCCTGGCTTTTAGCGAAAAGAGCCTGGAGGTACAGCGCAACGTGGTAATAGAGGAGTTTAAGCAGCGTTACCTGAACCAACCTTATGGCGATGTATGGTTAAAACTGCGTCCCCTGGTTTACAAGCAGCACCCATATCGTTGGGCTACTATCGGTAAAACCATTAAACATATTGAAGATGCCCGCATTGAAGATGTAAAGGCCTTCTTTAAAAAACATTACAACCCGCAAAATGCCATTATGGTAGTTGGTGGTGATGTTACTACAGAGCAGGTAAAACAGCTGGCCGAAAAATGGTTCGCATCTATTCCTGCAGGCGAAAAGTATCACCGTAATTTACCGCAGGAAGCCGAGCAGCATGAGGAACGCCGCGAAACGGTTACTGCAAAAGTTCCGCTGAATGATGTGTACATAGCATTTCAAATGGGTGGCAGACTGGATGATGATTTTTATGCAACAGAATTATTATCGGATGTGCTTTCACGCGGTAACTCATCACGTTTATACCGCAGTTTGGTGCAGGACAGGCAGATATTCAGCGAAGTACATGCTTACATCACCAGCAGTTTGGATAAAGGCATGTTTGTACTGGAAGGTAAACCTCTCGAAAATGTGAGTATTGAACAGGCAGAAGCTGCTCTGTGGGAAGAATTGGAAAAGGTTAAAAATGAAGAGATTCCGGCAGATGAACTAACCAAGGTGCAGAACAAAACCGAATCGACCATGGTTTTTTCGGAAATGTCACTGCTGGACAAAGCCATGAATCTGGCTTCATTTGAATTGCTGGGCGATGCCGAAATGCTTAATCAGGAAACACCTAAATATCTGGCTGTAACCGCTGCTCAGATAAAGGATACGGCCGTTAGGATATTCAGGAAAGATAACTCATCAACCCTGATTTATTTAGCCGAAAAAACCGAATCGGCCTTAGCTTAA
- a CDS encoding M16 family metallopeptidase, which produces MIDRKLAPDFKAIENIKLIKPEHKKLDNGCNVYCFNSGDQELVRIEWIFNNLRFDEAKPLLNMAVNTMLTEGTATLSASEIADKIDFYGAFLQVDYGYENSLVTLYSLNKHLHHTLPVILDVLTNSVFPEKELETFKRNQQQKLQVSLQKNDVVARRDFNKAIYGETIYGLGASFDNYKSLQREDLLAHFKQMYQPSNCTLIIAGKIESETLTLIKDTFDKSWINGPVAADTSQPELKPATELFYFTEKPDALQSAIRIGLPTVNRNHPDFQPLQVLNTVLGGYFGSRLMANIREDKGYTYGIGSGLSSFKQGGAFFIATEVGADVCKAAVGEIEKELELLKTELIPEEELSLVRNFMLGSLLGSLENVFSHADKFKSIYFAGLDYDYYDRYATTVKTTTAFELRNLANKYLNFDQFYKVIVGKY; this is translated from the coding sequence ATGATCGACAGAAAATTAGCCCCGGATTTTAAGGCTATTGAAAATATAAAACTCATAAAACCTGAACATAAAAAGCTGGATAATGGCTGCAATGTTTATTGTTTTAACTCCGGCGACCAGGAACTGGTACGCATAGAATGGATATTTAATAACCTGCGTTTTGACGAGGCCAAGCCCCTGCTTAACATGGCTGTAAATACCATGCTTACAGAAGGCACAGCTACCTTATCAGCCTCTGAAATTGCTGATAAAATTGACTTTTATGGCGCCTTTTTGCAGGTTGATTACGGGTATGAGAATTCCTTGGTAACCTTGTATAGCTTAAATAAACATTTACACCATACGCTGCCGGTAATTCTGGATGTGCTTACAAATTCTGTATTCCCCGAAAAGGAGCTGGAAACTTTTAAGCGTAATCAGCAGCAGAAACTACAGGTGAGTCTTCAAAAAAATGATGTGGTTGCCCGGCGCGATTTTAATAAAGCTATTTATGGCGAAACCATCTACGGACTGGGAGCAAGCTTTGATAATTACAAAAGTTTACAGCGCGAAGATTTGCTGGCGCATTTTAAACAAATGTACCAGCCTTCAAATTGTACCTTGATCATCGCCGGAAAGATTGAATCAGAAACTTTAACGCTCATCAAAGATACTTTTGATAAAAGCTGGATTAATGGCCCTGTTGCTGCTGATACGTCACAGCCAGAACTAAAGCCAGCAACCGAGCTGTTTTATTTTACCGAAAAGCCAGATGCCCTGCAATCGGCCATCAGAATAGGTTTACCAACTGTTAATCGTAATCATCCTGATTTTCAACCTTTGCAGGTGTTGAATACCGTATTGGGTGGATATTTCGGCTCAAGACTGATGGCGAATATCCGTGAGGATAAAGGATATACTTATGGTATCGGTTCGGGCCTTAGTTCCTTTAAACAGGGCGGCGCTTTCTTTATCGCTACGGAAGTTGGTGCTGATGTATGCAAAGCGGCTGTGGGCGAAATTGAAAAAGAGCTTGAACTACTTAAAACTGAACTAATACCAGAAGAAGAATTATCGCTGGTGCGCAACTTTATGCTGGGATCGTTACTGGGCAGCCTGGAGAATGTGTTTTCACATGCCGACAAATTTAAAAGCATCTATTTTGCCGGTTTAGATTATGATTATTACGATAGGTACGCCACAACAGTAAAAACAACAACCGCTTTTGAATTACGTAACCTGGCCAATAAATACCTCAACTTCGATCAGTTTTATAAAGTGATCGTAGGGAAGTATTAG
- the guaB gene encoding IMP dehydrogenase produces the protein MQLDPSKFVAEGLTYDDVLLLPAYSEVLPREVNTSTFLTKSIRLNIPIISAAMDTVTESGLAIAIAQAGGIGMLHKNMTIQAQADEVRKVKRSESGMIQDPVTLLEDALLADAFQIMKEFSIGGIPVIDADHKLKGIITNRDLRFQKDMSVPVSEVMTKVGLITAPEGTTLTEAAAILQGNKIEKLPVVNKDGKLVGLITYKDIQKVKNFPNACKDEFGRLRVGAAVGVAADNIDRVTALVNAGVDVVTVDTAHGHSKGVIDMVKAVKKLYPNLQVIAGNIATGDAALALADAGADAVKVGIGPGSICTTRIIAGVGVPQLYAVYECAKALEGRGIPVIADGGIKQTGDIVKAIAAGASSIMAGSLFAGVEESPGETIIYEGRKFKSYRGMGSVEAMAKGSKDRYFQDETDVVTKLVPEGIVGRVPFKGNMAEVIFQYIGGLRAGMHYCGAANIEDLQRAKFVRITAAGMRESHPHDITITKEAPNYTSR, from the coding sequence ATGCAGTTAGACCCATCAAAATTTGTTGCCGAAGGATTAACTTACGACGACGTTTTACTACTCCCGGCTTATTCAGAAGTTTTACCGCGCGAAGTTAACACCAGTACTTTTTTAACAAAAAGCATCCGGTTAAACATTCCAATCATCTCAGCAGCTATGGACACCGTTACCGAATCTGGTTTGGCTATTGCCATAGCCCAGGCAGGTGGTATAGGCATGTTGCACAAAAACATGACCATACAGGCTCAGGCTGATGAAGTGCGCAAAGTTAAACGTTCAGAAAGCGGGATGATACAAGATCCTGTAACCCTGTTGGAAGATGCATTGCTTGCAGATGCTTTCCAGATCATGAAAGAGTTTAGCATCGGCGGTATCCCGGTAATTGATGCGGATCATAAACTAAAAGGAATTATCACCAACCGCGATCTACGTTTCCAGAAAGATATGTCGGTACCGGTAAGCGAAGTGATGACCAAAGTTGGTTTAATCACTGCTCCGGAAGGTACCACACTAACCGAAGCCGCAGCTATTTTGCAAGGCAACAAAATTGAAAAATTGCCTGTCGTAAACAAAGATGGTAAACTGGTAGGGCTGATCACCTATAAAGACATACAAAAAGTAAAAAACTTCCCTAATGCCTGTAAAGACGAATTTGGTCGTTTACGTGTAGGAGCCGCTGTTGGAGTTGCTGCGGATAACATTGACCGTGTAACAGCACTGGTTAACGCCGGTGTGGATGTGGTTACGGTTGATACCGCTCACGGTCATTCAAAAGGAGTTATTGACATGGTGAAGGCAGTTAAAAAATTATATCCAAACTTACAGGTTATAGCCGGTAACATAGCAACCGGTGACGCTGCTCTTGCACTAGCCGATGCCGGTGCCGATGCGGTAAAAGTAGGTATTGGTCCAGGTTCTATATGTACCACCCGTATTATTGCCGGTGTAGGTGTACCACAGTTATATGCGGTTTATGAGTGTGCCAAAGCATTAGAAGGTCGTGGTATCCCGGTAATTGCCGATGGAGGTATCAAACAAACTGGTGATATTGTTAAGGCTATTGCAGCAGGTGCAAGCTCTATTATGGCAGGATCCTTATTTGCCGGTGTGGAAGAGTCGCCAGGCGAAACCATTATCTACGAAGGCCGTAAATTTAAATCATACCGCGGTATGGGTTCAGTTGAGGCTATGGCTAAAGGTTCAAAAGACCGTTATTTCCAGGATGAGACTGATGTAGTGACCAAGCTGGTTCCAGAAGGTATCGTAGGTCGTGTACCATTTAAAGGCAACATGGCCGAAGTGATATTCCAATATATTGGAGGTTTGCGTGCCGGTATGCACTATTGCGGTGCCGCTAATATTGAGGATCTGCAAAGAGCTAAGTTTGTACGCATCACTGCGGCAGGTATGCGCGAAAGCCACCCGCATGATATTACCATTACTAAAGAGGCTCCTAACTATACTAGTAGATAA
- a CDS encoding TIGR00730 family Rossman fold protein, which produces MKAICVFCGANFNGDPVLKQVVEQLAELMVSRNITLVYGGGKVGIMGLLADNVLQRGGKAIGIIPQFLMDKEVGHTGLTELHIVENMHQRKQLMNDLCDAIITLPGGIGTLEEFFEVLTWLQLGLHKHPIGLLNVNGFYDFLLKQLDVMVEQKFMKPTNRDLVITSGDPIELINLMDGFNVTPDEVWFKDRNLT; this is translated from the coding sequence ATGAAAGCTATCTGCGTATTTTGTGGTGCCAATTTCAATGGCGATCCGGTATTGAAACAAGTGGTTGAACAACTGGCCGAACTCATGGTAAGCCGCAATATTACCCTGGTATATGGTGGTGGTAAGGTGGGCATAATGGGCCTGCTGGCCGATAATGTTCTGCAACGCGGTGGCAAGGCCATTGGAATTATCCCGCAATTTTTGATGGACAAGGAGGTTGGCCATACCGGTTTAACTGAGTTGCATATTGTTGAAAATATGCACCAACGCAAACAACTGATGAATGACCTTTGCGATGCCATCATCACTTTGCCAGGTGGTATAGGTACACTCGAAGAGTTTTTTGAAGTATTAACCTGGCTGCAATTGGGCCTGCACAAACACCCGATAGGTTTACTCAACGTAAACGGTTTTTACGATTTTCTCCTGAAACAATTAGATGTCATGGTTGAACAAAAATTCATGAAGCCTACCAACCGCGACCTGGTCATCACTTCCGGCGATCCTATCGAACTGATTAATCTCATGGATGGTTTTAACGTTACGCCTGACGAAGTTTGGTTTAAGGACAGAAACCTTACTTAG
- a CDS encoding cupin domain-containing protein: MKSSVIKALQHLSNKPENLFVKVIEHGSMSVEIYRPVNIDPQTPHLQDELYVIISGHGEFLNDGVRTTFQQGDVLFVKAGVEHRFENFTDDFATWVIFYGPDGGE; encoded by the coding sequence ATGAAATCATCGGTCATTAAAGCCTTGCAGCATTTAAGCAACAAGCCCGAAAATTTATTTGTTAAAGTTATTGAACATGGCAGCATGTCTGTGGAGATATACAGACCAGTAAATATCGATCCTCAAACACCCCATCTACAGGATGAACTATACGTGATCATTAGCGGACACGGGGAATTTTTAAACGATGGCGTGCGTACAACTTTTCAGCAAGGCGATGTATTATTTGTGAAAGCCGGTGTTGAGCACCGTTTTGAAAACTTTACTGACGATTTTGCCACCTGGGTTATTTTTTACGGCCCGGATGGCGGAGAATAA